The following coding sequences lie in one Rutidosis leptorrhynchoides isolate AG116_Rl617_1_P2 chromosome 6, CSIRO_AGI_Rlap_v1, whole genome shotgun sequence genomic window:
- the LOC139856163 gene encoding cyclin-U2-1-like codes for MAISPRKLRYDVYSYSYQNDSNTPLVIAVLASLIERTLARNERISRKCGMSKTCSKVRVFDCHETPDMTIKSYLERIFKYTKAGPSVYVVAYVYIDRFCLSQPEFRITGQNVHRLLITTIMVASKYVEDMNYRNSYFARVGGITTKEMNSLELNFLFLMNFKMHVNVSVFESYCCHLEREVSIGGCYYIEKTLRCAEEIKSRQSQETGFNRIARITL; via the exons ATGGCCATTTCTCCAAGAAAGCTTAGATATGATGTGTATTCATACTCTTACCAAAATGACTCAAACACCCCTTTAGTTATCGCAGTCCTTGCTTCTTTAATTGAAAGAACTTTAGCTAGAAATGAAAGAATTAGTAGAAAATGTGGCATGTCAAAGACTTGTTCAAAAGTTAGGGTTTTTGATTGCCATGAAACACCGGACATGACAATAAAATCTTATCTTGAACGGATTTTTAAGTACACGAAAGCCGGACCTTCGGTGTACGTTGTGGCATATGTTTATATCGATAGATTTTGTCTATCACAACCGGAGTTTAGGATAACTGGCCAGAATGTTCATAGACTTCTTATTACAACTATTATGGTGGCTTCTAAATATGTCGAAGACAT GAATTATAGAAATTCATATTTTGCACGAGTTGGTGGAATAACAACAAAAGAAATGAATAGCTTGGAGCTTAATTTCCTATTCTTGATGAATTTTAAAATGCATGTTAATGTGAGTGTTTTTGAGAGCTATTGTTGTCATCTTGAAAGAGAAGTGAGCATAGGAGGTTGTTACTATATCGAAAAAACTTTACGATGCGCTGAAGAAATCAAATCTCGACAATCACAAGAGACAGGATTCAATCGAATCGCCCGAATTACTTTGTGA